GATTCAGGGTGGAACTGCACTCCTGTTAACAGATATTTCTCATGCCTTATTCCCATAATTACATTTTGGGAAGACCTTGCTGTAACAATCAATTCTCTGGGAAGAGTGTTTTCATCTGCCATAAGAGAGTGGTACAACCCAACCTTTATTTTATCGGGAATTCCGGAAAAAATACCCTGTGCGTCATGTGTAATCACAACAGCTTTTCCGTGAACCGGCTCCCCGCACTTTACGATCTTACC
This window of the bacterium genome carries:
- a CDS encoding gamma-glutamyl-gamma-aminobutyrate hydrolase family protein (Members of this family of hydrolases with an active site Cys residue belong to MEROPS family C26.), with translation GKIVKCGEPVHGKAVVITHDAQGIFSGIPDKIKVGLYHSLMADENTLPRELIVTARSSQNVIMGIRHEKYLLTGVQFHPESILTEYGYKMIENWLIGLR